Within the Cryptococcus neoformans var. neoformans B-3501A chromosome 1, whole genome shotgun sequence genome, the region ATCACGCATCCGCCTTGCCCTCACCAGAACCCTCAGCTTCGGGTGCACCGTCCTCAGCTGGCTCCTCTTCAAGGACGCCTACCTCGAACTCACCCGATACATCCCACCTGCTTCCTGGCGCGTTCGCCCCCAAGTACTTTACAAACTTCATAACCCCTGGATCACGAAGAACAAGCAAGAGTTTGTTGAACGCCACAGGTTGGGTCAACAAAGGcccatcatcctcgtcgccAGCTTCAGAATCAGAGTCAAAGtcagaaggagagaattGGTCGGGGTCGAACTCAAGCTCTTGGCCGCCGATTGAAATTGAAGgtccatctttcttctcgcTGCTACCGTTCGCCTGAGGCTTAGATTTCTCCTCGACCTTCTTTCCGTTGGGTTCCTTGGGCTCCTGGGAGTGTTCCTTGGCAGCCTTCTTTGCCACAGAGCTTTGGTACACAGTAGggtcctcatcctcatcaggAGCGGCGAGGTAAGCCTCCCAACCACCGTTTTCAACCAaagcatcctcctcatcacttCCCGCCGGAACATCGGCCCACCATGTCATACCCAAAGAGACGTCCAGTCTagcatctccatccttgCCTTCACCGTTGGCGAGAGTGTAATCGAGACCGTTTCGGAATCGGCGAGCTTCGTTGCGGTGGCCAGTGGgagcaagagaagagacCACAGAGAGCCATGCTCGGAAAGCCTCAGAGGGGAATAACACGTTATGGATAGACTGGACTATAGGAGTGGAGGTGGTAAGAGAAGTGAGATTGAGGTATCGGTGTTTAGAGGAAGGACCTTGGATGATCCACCCGTCACCTTCACCGAGCTcctgaggaggaagaaggcctTCATAGGAAGCTTGGTCCTTTTTGTCAACACCTTCAGTCTCTGCTTTGAGCTTCGCCGCAAGTTCGGGCTGAAGGAAGTTGTGCAAGACAATCTCGGAGGCTTCAACGAATTGCCCAGAAAGTCGCTCAAGAGTGGCAACAGTGAGGTAGGATGGAGATAGGTAgttggaaaggaaggcAATGTCGGAGGGCTTGAGGCCGGGAGGAGGAGTGGTGTTATAAGGGGTGAAGGGCATTGAAGGAGCGGCTGTCTGTAGCGACTGTAAGATACGGATAATAATATTTGAAATAGTAAACTCACAATCTGAGCCAGAGAAGAGAGCTGCttttgctccttctccttgtcaaTGGGAGCATAaccctcctcgccttcgACGGGTCGGTGGAACCAACCACTGACACTGAACCTCCTGCGGCCTTCATCGATTacaacctcctccacaGAGTGGTAACTTCTTCCCGGTTGCACCTGGATAACAATTAGCTTCGAATCCTATATTTCTCACTGTAAACGTACCTCAAAGAAGACAATTTGACCCCAAGTAGCAGAGACCTTTGCAAATCGCTTCACGCTGGGAGGaccaacttcttctccggTTTCTACGGAAAAAAGCTCCAGAGAGCCACCCCAAGCAGGGTCCCATCCCTTGAGGAACTTCCCGTTCGTAGAACGTTGAAGAGCCACGTCCTTATCCTCCGGGGCCTCTTCGATGGAGTAGGGGAGATAGAGAATGTAAGAGATGAGAcgggtggagatggagtcGTCGTGTAGAAGAAGGTGGGAACTTGGTCATGAAGGTCAGCCTAGGAATAAAAGATATAGGGATAATGACTTGACTTACCCTTTGGTGTAGAGGGCGGCAGACAAGTCGGTCTTTGTACCGGAAAGAGGACCACAACCAGTAACCTGACGGACCAAATTTCTAAATTCCTGGGAATACAAAGCGTCCTTCAACCGTGTCAACAATGGCAACGCCTCGAGCGTTTCATCAGGAAGGTGTTCAGGactgagagaagaaagatcAGGAGTTTGGTGGATTTTATAAATGTCTGTCTCCTTTTGCTCCCAGCCCCATCCGGGGAGGctgccttcctctcctctcatgCCGAACTTCTTGGACTCCTCCACGACACCTTCAAGCTTCATGTACTCGTCAGCTATGCGATCCCTTCATGCCTTGGCCAGGCCGAAGGGCTCGTGCACATACCAGGTCATCGCTCAAAAGGTCACTAAGGACGGCATGTTTAAAGGGAGCTGCGTTGACGTATTTTTCCCTGTAGGCGGCCACTTGCTCGGCCGAGGGGTGGTTGATGGAGCTCAACACGGCGTGTTCTGTGTTGTTCCGGGACTTCTTTGCTGCCCTACCAGATGGGCTGCTGGGCGAGCGTTCTCTAACTGCTGCTGGCATGGTGGTGGGGTTGGGGAAGTGGTTGatgtgaaggaagggagaaaaatATGGAAGCACTTGAGCTCGATTGGCAGTAAATTAAAGAGACCGGAAGAAATAGGAGACATTCGGGGGAAAACAAAATATTCGAAAAGATCTCGTGACGCAAGGGGATACACTCAGGGTAACTCCGAAGCAGCGAGTCGGCAATCGGGCATATCCCTGATAAGGAACAGCAGCCGACGCCTAAATGGATACTGTCCTCCAGCAGCGATGGACGGTATCGAAACCATATGAAGTATAGATACACGTTCACTATCAGATCGCTTCATGCAGCCCTTCCAACAACCGTCCCAGCAGTCTCTCGCAGGCAGAGGCAGGGTAGCCACTCTCGGTCAGTTATGTCCCAGTCACCGGAAAGGCATCTCCCATTGACACTAAGTCGCCATGACATATTAACTTGCAGGCATGTTCATCATTGACCACTTTGAAGTCCATGATGAAGACGGCAATCCGGTCCCTGCCGATGAAGAAGCCGTATGTGACTTATTATTCATGATACAAAAGCTAACTTGGGGAAAGATAGGCGGAGGGGGAATTTTTGGTATGTTTAGGTTTAAAAATACCCAATGCTGACAAGGCAGCCATGATTGGTGCTCGCCAGTTTCTCCCCCCAACTCACTGTAGTCTACTGGTAGATAAGGGAGAAGACTTTCCAGATAAATTTGTTCACGACTTGGAAAGTCtggggaaggaaatggtTTGGTTCAGACatagagaaggaaagactACCAGAGCGCTGAATATTTACTCCGGCAGACGGATAGGGTGAGCTGCCAATCTAAGGTTACAACTCTCTCCTTATACATCTATTTAGTGAAGGACATCAGTCATTTAAGTATCTTTCCCCTCAACTTCAAATAACACCGAGAGATCTGGTTCTGCCTCCGTCACCATTCGCTACACCCGTGCCTCCGGAGTGGATCCATGTGGTCTGTGGGGTGCCTCGAATGCTCGACATTGTGGATGAGCTTGAATTTCTGGAAAAACAGAGGCATTCATCGACTGGCTTGAGCCTCATCAAGTCACGTTTGGTCTGGGAACCTTTACCCGTACGTTTTCTCAGCATAGAGATCCCTTCGGCCTTCTGACCAGTATACAACAAGTTCAGCTGCGTTCCGGAGGAATTGAATAACATGGTATCTCTGTCTTCTCGAATTGCCGTATTCAGTCCCAACCTCCTCGAACTTCAGTCTATACTCAGTATTCCACACTCCTCACCGCCAGCACACTCACATGTCGAACTCGCTGCCCAGCAGTTTCAAACACTACTCTTGAACCGATCTTCTGGGTCTCAAATACCCTCTATCGTTGTTCGTGCAGGCGAGCTTGGTGCATATACGCTGTCATCAAATTGGACTGGGTGGATTCCCGCATTCTGGACAGAAGCAGATCAAGGCAAGATTGTAGATGTaacaggaggaggaaacTCTTTCCTTGGTGGATTAGTGGCAGGTCTGCTTATCTCAGATGGTGATATACGGACAGGTAAGACTGTTTTCAAAACCCATAGCTGAAAGAATTTTCATTGATTTCCTTCATTAGCATCCATATACGCCTCGACTGCTGCATCGTTTGCCATCCAACAACGTGGCCCGCCCTGTCTGCAACAATTaaatggagaagaacgGTGGAACGGCGAAGTTGTCTGGGACCGATTGAATGAGATGGCAAGGAGGGTGAGCCAGCAGGAAGGCGTAGATCGTAGGTCGTAAAGATCGTCGATTCTTGGCCCTGGGAAATCATGCATAATGCATCTTTTATTTTGCACTCTGTCGGCCTTGTTTTGCATCCTGCTGCTATCTCGTTCGGTGGTTGTTTTTTATAAATTACTGTTATGATGATCAGATCTGGCATCTGGCATCATGCTTGCTATTTCGTTTACGGCGCCAGTCGGTCCCTTTTGTAAAACGGAGTTCGGGGGAAATGTCCGTGGAGGTGTTGACAAGAAGTCGAAACGAGCTGCTATTATACTGTATCCGACCGAATGGAGTCGTTCGAGAAGGCAGATATCTCCTTCAGCTCTCCTCGTAATCAGACCATCACCGAGAATCCCCATAGTTCATTTAAACACACCCAGATGGACTCGGAAGGCCGTAACACTGCACCTTTACAGCCATCGCCTGCTTCCCCTTCACGCCGTGAGCATCCGCACTCGCTTTCGCTGCTGTTACAATCAGCAAGCTGACTTCAAGCCTGTGACTCAGACCAGTCACCGTTAGCGGAAAACCAGGGAAGCTCATCATCGATTTCAAAAGGCAAGAAAAAGTCGCTGCTAGACGGAGTAGCTCACAATGGGGAATCGCCATCGTCACCCGGCCCCATCTCGATAAAGCGGCGCCTAGTCCGGCCCAAGAAGATACGGCAAAGCCATGGTGATGTATCACCACCTGCATCGGTGGACCCACAAATACGGCAGGAGACTTTGGCTGTTGCTGAACCAGAACCTCTCAAGCCCGCGCGCTCACCTTCACTTCGTCAATCTTCAAGATCCCCGTCTCGCCATCCTTCCCCGGCGGCAtcaactccttccttcGCGGATGCGCCCCTCCCACCGCCCCCTCGTTCAAGGTTTGCTCCTCCACGCTCTGCTCACCCCCCATTAGTCTCTTGTCGCTCCGTCTACAATTACACTCGTCTTAACCACATCGAAGAAGGCACTTATGGCGTTGTCTTTCGGGCGAGATGTAACGATACGGGCGAGATATACGCTTTAAAGAAGCTGAAgctggatgaagagaagcagGGGTTCCCAATAACAAGCCTGAGAGAGGTTATGGCTTTGATGATTTCAGGAGGACACGAAAACGTTGTGGGAATAAGAGAAATCGTGGTTGGAGATACTCTGAATCAGTAAGTTATCCTCGTTCCCATATATGCTGGCTATGTTCCGACTCTAGTCACATTACAGGGTCTTCATTGTGATGCCATTTATCGAGCACGATCTCAAAACTCTTTTGGCAGATATGCCCCATCCATTCTTGCAGTCGGAAGTCAAAACGATCATGCTTCAGCTGTTGTCGGCAGTAGCACATTGTCACGCTAACTGGATTGTAGGTCATCATTACAACTCTTTGCACATGGCAGCTGACTTGGGGGTGTAGCTCCACCGAGATCTTAAAACATCTAATCTTTTGATGAACAATAGAGGTCAAATCAAAGTGGCCGATTTCGGATTAGCAAGGAAATTTGGCGACCCACTAGGAGAAATGACCCAGTTGGTCGTTACCCTTTGGTATAGGTAAGTTTTGGCCATGCTATGTATTTCACGACTGTTGACTGCTTATCATTGGCAGATCACCGGAATTGTTGTTGGGCGGCAAGGAATATACCACAGCGGTAGACATCTGGTCGATCGGATGTATATTCGCGGAATTAATGCAGGGTGAACCATTGTTTCCCGGTCGTGGCGAAATCGATCAAATTAACAGGGTACGTAGAGAGAATTTTATAAGTTGGGACAAGGCTTACATTCATCATAATGTAGATTTTTCAGCTGCTGGGACGGCCCAACGACGAAAGTTGGCCAGGATATTCGACCTTGCCCCTTGTTCAGAAGATCAATCCTATAGGACCGATGTAAGTGCCCGTGATCTCATAACAAACAATGGATATGACTTACCATTGATGCACTATCATATAGGTTTTCAACCTTACGCCAAAAGTTCAAACACTTAACGTATGAAGGGCACAATCTCCTGTCTTCATTACTATGCTACGACCCCGAACGAAGGATCACTGCTGAAGAAGCGTTGAAACATCCATACTTCTCGTGCGTTCTAGTCATGACTTTGTTATGACTCTGTGACTCATTATGCCACACCCAGTGaacatcctcttcccaaacACCCTGATCtattttcatctttcccaaGTCAAGCTGCCGGAGAACGGAAACACAAATCACTCATTAGCCCTTCTGCGCCCGTAAGGGAGGATAGGATGGCGAAGGATAGTCTGGCGGATCTGGATTCATTTGTCTAGACGATGTATCCCATATTACACAGGTCATCAGATCATGCATAACACATATGTACTAATGTTAGTTACAACAACACAGACTTAAGTTCATGGTGCCACAAATGATGTATCTAGTCCCTCCGAGAAATCCCATATGTTGATGCGACAGTCCAAACCTGACGACACTATGCGCATGCGGTCGCCGACGACAGAGAACACCCTTCCAGTATGGGCACCATGAAGGTCGGCGATAATTTCACCTGTCGGAGACCATACCTACTGATACATCAGCTACAAACTCATGTGGCCTTTAAAAAGACCTACCTTGATGGTCGCATCGTAGCTGCCGGACAAAATGACCCCTTTCCCAAAGTGGACTGTGCGGACAAGGTCAAGGTGTCCCCTATTGAAACATCTCCTACAGACACCTCCCTCCATTCTGGACAATCCCGGTGGGCAAAtgcaaggagagaagaacgaTCCTTGAGGCACTAGGATAACCTTATGTCCCTCTCCAGTGAGTTCAGTAGGAATACCATGCGTGTTGGCCTGGAAATATCCGTCTTCAGAGCCATCCGTTGCGGAAGTGACCATAGAGTGGCCCATTTCGAGGTTCTGTAAATCTGGAATCCGGTCTTCAATGAGATGGAAGGTCCTGATAGAAGCATCAGAGGAACCGGTAACTATAAGGCCTCTGAATATCTGACCATCTGGGAGATTGatgggggagggaggaagaggcgagaAATCAATGCTGGCAATACCGCGATGATGCCCCTCAATACAAGCAAGCAATGCTCCAGTCTTTATTGACCACACTCGCAAAGTCTTATCGCCAGAAGCAGAGATGCTGGGTCGTTAGACGGTCAGCGATCGATACGTGTATCGAAAGGTACAAAAACACTCACATATAGTCTTTCGAAAGTCCAACTGCATTGACAGCACCACGATGTAAATATAAATCCGCTGTCCCACCAATTACCAAAAGCGGTTCAAGAGTATGTATACTAAACAACCTGATCGTCTTGTCTGCATAATGGTGTGAGATCAAGCATATCTTAATTAGGGGACCGACCTTTAGAACAACTGACGATTCTTTCATCGTCTGCTCTGACACAAAGCACCGAATCTTCGTGGGCTTTAACACACTTTTCTGGCTCTCCATTCCCCCCTTCTACGTCCCAAAGGCATATTTTACCATCGCTTCCCCCACTCACTGCCATCACCTTCACTCGTTCCTTGGCTTCCTTGGCCGAAGATCCGATTTCAAGCTTGGAGAATCTGGATTGTGGGGAAGAAATAAAAGGCAAGCAAGGGACTTTGACGATAGCATGGGTCAATACGGAGCCAGTATGGCCACCATGGAAGATCTTGACAACCCGCGGAGCAGGGGAAAGTTGCCAGAGCCGTAAGGTCTTATCTCGAGAACCAGACAAAAGCCAATCTCGTCCTGTCACAAGGTCCCTTGTTCCTCCCGCCTGACTTAAATTTGGTAGTTTACGTCGAGGAGAAGTGCCCGCCCCGCTGAGCGTTTCCATCACGGATAGCCGGAATTGTCCTTCTGTTATGCCAGAAAGGTTAGAAGGTGTTGCTAGCTGGACGTGACAGTCTGGGCAAGCCTGAAGCATGTTGATCCGCATTGAATGGCTGATCAGGGATAGCGAGTAAACTGCTTCAGAGTGACCTGGGAGGCCACCGTATTTGATAGACGATATCGCGTCAATGGTCCGTGGTCGAGGGACTGGTGGTAGTGAAGGCATGTTGACTTTTACCTCTTCGGGAGGTGATGGCATATAATTAGCCATGCCTATAGGTCTAGGAGTTTTCATCCGTTGTTCCAAGATATGATGCACAATGTATAAGTGCTTGAAATTAGCTTGTGGATTTGCTGATGGAACAGCGAGATGTGAAGAAATGGGCggctcctccttcttcttgaatTCTTGGACATTCACAGCCGACCTTTGTAAATGCACAGGAAGGCCTTCTCCGCTGCCTGCCCCGCCTCTTTCCCAAACATTCCATCTCAATCCTCCGCTCATGCCTAAGGGATCTattccaccaccaccgcccaTCCCTCCTTGTCCATCTATAACGTCATAATGGTTGCTGAGGCGATCATCAGATAACGATATATCGAATGTCGGATCTTCGATATCGTCCGtgggaggtggaaggaAGTATTGGGTAGTTAACTCTGCCCAAGAAATGGGTAGCGGACGAATGGGAGGGGAGTTGGTGGCACAGAGTAGGGCCCAAAGAGCTTCATAAAGTATTTTAATATGGTGGTTTTAACTGTACATGTCCACTCACCTTGTTTATTACACAAATTTCTCCAAGTCCTGCTTACGGAACTACACTTCAAGATGTCACCGAGGTCCAGCCTGGATAAGATCAGAAACGCAAGTTCTGGAGGTAAAAGCTTTGCACGTCTGTGAGTACTTCCCAGGTTGATATGTGACAGGTGCAACTTACCCCCACAATGTCCTTTTGGAGCATCATATTAAGCCTCTCGTTAAGCGCGAGTACCTCTGTTTGTCGTTAGCGGGAGGAGTCTTATCTAtcaaaggaaagagaataCTGATAATACTCACCATTCCTTGGCATTGACCACAGAAGACTGGTGGCTAGTTCTGCATACTATATGTTAGTAAGTCTCGTAACGCTTATGCTCACAAACATGCCGCATGGATATAGTATCCGCTCGCTGGACATAACATACCTCGTCTCAGCTCAAGAGGTAGTGTGAGCGCCTTCTGCAGTAGCTCGGCTTTAGTAGAAACATGTCGCTGAAGAGGGGGCGAGCCGGGCATGATGCACGGAGATGGACCAGGCGAAGGAAACTATGGGCAGTACAAGATGACTTCAAGTCAGGAAAAACCTTTCGTTTCGGTTGACAACACTTCAGTCACTAGCACTGCACATACGTAAATAACAACAATCTGCTAACCTCCACCGCGGATCACAGCATCACCTTCCAGTCAGCTCCTGGTGCATCTTTCAGATCATTAGAATCTTTCAAGTGTGTGTAGACGACAGGAAAGAGACAGCAAGCAAAATATAAACAATCATGCAGCATAACCTCTCATAAGATACATTAAATCCACGCGCTAAGGAATAAAACAAaaacccttcttccactgtTTACTTGAAGTTCTTTCCGTCGGCCCACTCCCTGCCGTTCtcaacaagatcccaaGCCATGGCACCCTCGAAGAAGGCCTTGTCGTCGGCGTTGTCGAGGTTAAGCTTCTTGAAAGAGTAAGACTCCCAGTCGGGAGCGACGTTAACAACAGGCTCGGCATCTTGGCCTCGGAGAACGAGAACACCAGTGATAACGGAGTCGTTGGCCTTGCCGAGGACACCAACAGAGCCGAAGAGGTACTTTCGGGAAGCCTCGAGACGGTTGAAGAACCCGCCAACCTAGAAATATTATCAGATGGGTTCTAGTATCTGTCATATACGTAAGAGCAACATACCTGGTTGCTGGACATGAAGACCTGGGTCAACTCCTCGTTGTACTTGAAATCAACCCTCCAAATGGAAAAGCCCTCCTTGTCAAACTTCTCGTAGAACCAGGCAAGAGAACCGTTGGCACCTCGGGTGTCAAGGTTAGAGTACTGCCTCTTCCACTCCTCAAGGTTGAAAGCAGACTTGGGAAGGTCATCGAGGGGgttcttggccttgggCTCAGCGGGGACAGCGggctcctcgtcctcgtcctcctccttggccttAGGGGCCTTGGGGGCCTTCTCCGCTTTAGGCTTGggctcctccttcttcttctggtcCTTGTTAACAGGAGGCTGAGGAGCAGGGGCCTTCTCGGAGAACTCGATAGGAGTGAAAATCTCCTTGAGCTTAGGGTGGTTAATGATGCTGAGTTCTCATGTAAGCAAGAAGACGAATGCAGATGGGATAGACAAAACTTACGTCTCGACGAATCGGAGAAGGTTGGGGACCTTGGCACGGGCAGGAGCGTCGAACCAAGtggtgaagatgttggTAACAGCGGTCACGACAAAGATGTCGGCAAGGGTGACTCGCTCACCAACAAGGAAAGTCCTCTTAGCGAGGATAGAGTCGATGACGTTGAGTCGGCCAGTGACACGTTCTACGAGAGTTTGGAAGACAGCCTTGTGGTAGGGGGCCTTGCCGTAGAGCATAGCGTTGGCAAGACCACcggggatgaagatctCCTGGTCGGCGGTGGCCTGGTAGGAGTGGACAATGGCCTTAAGCTTGGGGTCAGAAGGAATGAGGTTCTTGTTAGAACCAATCTCGGCAACTAATACAAGAGTTAGCGTCTATCCAATCTGATAATCGTTTCCAACGGCTCGAAAGGATTGTTTGGTCAGAGGTATGACGGTACCACCCGCCGGAAAATTCTCGACACAAGTCATTAAGACAGGGATAACTGAGATAGAAGTCTCATCCTTCAAACAATCCAATCTCTCTTTCTGCGCGCCCACGATATCTGACACCCCAAATCTTGGCCTCATTCCACCACACAgatcttttctcctccactccACAACAGATATCGCACAACGAAAAGAAAACTCAGACTCACTGTACTCGGCAATAGCAGCACACTCCCTTAAAGTGGTGCCATCTTCGAGTTCAAGGACGGGGAGGAAACCGAAGGGGTTCTTTTCGAGGAACTCGGGAGTCTTCCACTCAGAAGCGAAGGTGAAAGACTTGTCgtgctcaagctcaacgCCAGCGAGGGCAGCGACAGAAAGGACTCGTCGAACTCGAGAGTTGCCTGTAAAAGCGACaagcgatgaagaggacaaaGCAAACATCAGCGGGCGCTCTAAGACAGGCAGCAATTTGGATAACGAACGTACCAGGGAAACCGGTGAGCTTAGGGGCCATTTTGGATACAACTATTAACTAGctggagaaaggaaaaaggaaaagagatggcAGAAAATGCAATCTCCAGTTTCCATAGCCATCCACAAGCACCACGCCGAACTTTTGTCGGCGAATACCGGAATTTCAAATGTGGCGCTTTCGTTCTCCTACAACGCAGTTGGTCTGGCGTGACCTTTCGCCTTTTTGTATCTCGCTTTTGTTGGGGCAATAAATAACGATAAAATACAGAATGGCGATTGTTATTACATTTGTTCGGAGCCCATGTATTGCAGTGGGAGACAAATCGGATGGATGATCCGTCGTCGTTTCACACAGCATGGTGGTTTGTGGCGGTTGAGCGCATTGCATAAAGTACCGGAAACCGACAGCCCTACACATGATCTAATGTCTTTTTATCTATAACTTCACCAAATCAACAAAACTAGAACAGGTAACAGAGAAGCGGGTAGGGATATACAACCTCGCCTCGCCTTCCAGAAAACCCAAAAGACAAGGTCGAAAAGAAATGAGCGAAAGATACGAAAAAAGGGTATATGCGTTGTGATATAATAAATGCGTTTTATTGTTGGAGAGATTGTCATGGGAAATCGTGTTGCTTATAAGACAAGAATGCGAATGATTTTGAACGGAGCGAGGAGGAA harbors:
- a CDS encoding hypothetical protein (Match to EST gb|CF183107.1|CF183107; Similar to gi|38104413|gb|EAA50984.1| hypothetical protein MG04743.4 [Magnaporthe grisea 70-15], FASTA scores: opt: 805, E(): 6.2e-43, (36.323% identity (58.445% similar) in 669 aa overlap (44-673:45-641))), which encodes MPAAVRERSPSSPSGRAAKKSRNNTEHAVLSSINHPSAEQVAAYREKYVNAAPFKHAVLSDLLSDDLLEGVVEESKKFGMRGEEGSLPGWGWEQKETDIYKIHQTPDLSSLSPEHLPDETLEALPLLTRLKDALYSQEFRNLVRQVTGCGPLSGTKTDLSAALYTKGSHLLLHDDSISTRLISYILYLPYSIEEAPEDKDVALQRSTNGKFLKGWDPAWGGSLELFSVETGEEVGPPSVKRFAKVSATWGQIVFFEVQPGRSYHSVEEVVIDEGRRRFSVSGWFHRPVEGEEGYAPIDKEKEQKQLSSLAQITAAPSMPFTPYNTTPPPGLKPSDIAFLSNYLSPSYLTVATLERLSGQFVEASEIVLHNFLQPELAAKLKAETEGVDKKDQASYEGLLPPQELGEGDGWIIQGPSSKHRYLNLTSLTTSTPIVQSIHNVLFPSEAFRAWLSVVSSLAPTGHRNEARRFRNGLDYTLANGEGKDGDARLDVSLGMTWWADVPAGSDEEDALVENGGWEAYLAAPDEDEDPTVYQSSVAKKAAKEHSQEPKEPNGKKVEEKSKPQANGSSEKKDGPSISIGGQELEFDPDQFSPSDFDSDSEAGDEDDGPLLTQPVAFNKLLLVLRDPGVMKFVKYLGANAPGSRWDVSGEFEVGVLEEEPAEDGAPEAEGSGEGKADA
- a CDS encoding hypothetical protein (Similar to gi|17064846|gb|AAL32577.1| putative protein kinase [Arabidopsis thaliana], FASTA scores: opt: 1283, E(): 8e-53, (41.746% identity (67.552% similar) in 527 aa overlap (2-497:247-747)); HMMPfam hit to Pkinase, Protein kinase domain, score: 299.4, E(): 5.3e-87), translating into MDSEGRNTAPLQPSPASPSRHQSPLAENQGSSSSISKGKKKSLLDGVAHNGESPSSPGPISIKRRLVRPKKIRQSHGDVSPPASVDPQIRQETLAVAEPEPLKPARSPSLRQSSRSPSRHPSPAASTPSFADAPLPPPPRSRFAPPRSAHPPLVSCRSVYNYTRLNHIEEGTYGVVFRARCNDTGEIYALKKLKLDEEKQGFPITSLREVMALMISGGHENVVGIREIVVGDTLNQVFIVMPFIEHDLKTLLADMPHPFLQSEVKTIMLQLLSAVAHCHANWILHRDLKTSNLLMNNRGQIKVADFGLARKFGDPLGEMTQLVVTLWYRSPELLLGGKEYTTAVDIWSIGCIFAELMQGEPLFPGRGEIDQINRIFQLLGRPNDESWPGYSTLPLVQKINPIGPMFSTLRQKFKHLTYEGHNLLSSLLCYDPERRITAEEALKHPYFSEHPLPKHPDLFSSFPSQAAGERKHKSLISPSAPVREDRMAKDSLADLDSFV
- a CDS encoding hypothetical protein (HMMPfam hit to F-box, F-box domain, score: 45.1, E(): 1.9e-10; HMMPfam hit to WD40, WD domain, G-beta repeat, score: 159.3, E(): 8e-45) → MPGSPPLQRHVSTKAELLQKALTLPLELRRELATSLLWSMPRNEVLALNERLNMMLQKDIVGLLPPELAFLILSRLDLGDILKCSSVSRTWRNLCNKQALWALLCATNSPPIRPLPISWAELTTQYFLPPPTDDIEDPTFDISLSDDRLSNHYDVIDGQGGMGGGGGIDPLGMSGGLRWNVWERGGAGSGEGLPVHLQRSAVNVQEFKKKEEPPISSHLAVPSANPQANFKHLYIVHHILEQRMKTPRPIGMANYMPSPPEEVKVNMPSLPPVPRPRTIDAISSIKYGGLPGHSEAVYSLSLISHSMRINMLQACPDCHVQLATPSNLSGITEGQFRLSVMETLSGAGTSPRRKLPNLSQAGGTRDLVTGRDWLLSGSRDKTLRLWQLSPAPRVVKIFHGGHTGSVLTHAIVKVPCLPFISSPQSRFSKLEIGSSAKEAKERVKVMAVSGGSDGKICLWDVEGGNGEPEKCVKAHEDSVLCVRADDERIVSCSKDKTIRLFSIHTLEPLLVIGGTADLYLHRGAVNAVGLSKDYIISASGDKTLRVWSIKTGALLACIEGHHRGIASIDFSPLPPSPINLPDGQIFRGLIVTGSSDASIRTFHLIEDRIPDLQNLEMGHSMVTSATDGSEDGYFQANTHGIPTELTGEGHKVILVPQGSFFSPCICPPGLSRMEGGVCRRCFNRGHLDLVRTVHFGKGVILSGSYDATIKVWSPTGEIIADLHGAHTGRVFSVVGDRMRIVSSGLDCRINIWDFSEGLDTSFVAP
- a CDS encoding hypothetical protein (Match to ESTs gb|CF185793.1|CF185793, gb|CF192439.1|CF192439, gb|CF185792.1|CF185792; Similar to gi|46098247|gb|EAK83480.1| hypothetical protein UM02442.1 [Ustilago maydis 521], FASTA scores: opt: 1139, E(): 2.2e-58, (42.993% identity (70.546% similar) in 421 aa overlap (1-419:1-416)); HMMPfam hit to EF1G, Elongation factor 1 gamma, conserved domain, score: 207.0, E(): 3.7e-59; HMMPfam hit to GST_C, Glutathione S-transferase, C-terminal domain, score: 52.6, E(): 1e-12; HMMPfam hit to GST_N, Glutathione S-transferase, N-terminal domain, score: 47.3, E(): 4.1e-11), whose product is MAPKLTGFPGNSRVRRVLSVAALAGVELEHDKSFTFASEWKTPEFLEKNPFGFLPVLELEDGTTLRECAAIAEYIAEIGSNKNLIPSDPKLKAIVHSYQATADQEIFIPGGLANAMLYGKAPYHKAVFQTLVERVTGRLNVIDSILAKRTFLVGERVTLADIFVVTAVTNIFTTWFDAPARAKVPNLLRFVETIINHPKLKEIFTPIEFSEKAPAPQPPVNKDQKKKEEPKPKAEKAPKAPKAKEEDEDEEPAVPAEPKAKNPLDDLPKSAFNLEEWKRQYSNLDTRGANGSLAWFYEKFDKEGFSIWRVDFKYNEELTQVFMSSNQVGGFFNRLEASRKYLFGSVGVLGKANDSVITGVLVLRGQDAEPVVNVAPDWESYSFKKLNLDNADDKAFFEGAMAWDLVENGREWADGKNFK